A genomic region of Candidatus Palauibacter scopulicola contains the following coding sequences:
- the cdd gene encoding cytidine deaminase translates to MTETRGTAGAPLSWDDLADRARAARERAYAPYSRFLVGAALEADDGRVFAGCNVENASYPVGTCAERVALGHAVVSGARAFSRIAIVTSGAVPAPPCGMCRQALAEFGRELEVMSIGTNGESIVWRLRDLLPANFSLERMAASAETGP, encoded by the coding sequence ATGACCGAGACTCGAGGGACAGCCGGAGCGCCGCTCTCGTGGGACGATCTCGCCGACCGCGCGAGGGCCGCCCGCGAGCGCGCGTACGCTCCGTATTCGCGTTTCCTCGTCGGCGCGGCCCTCGAGGCCGACGACGGCCGGGTCTTCGCGGGGTGCAACGTGGAGAACGCGTCGTACCCCGTCGGGACGTGCGCGGAACGCGTCGCGCTGGGACACGCGGTCGTTTCGGGGGCGCGCGCCTTCTCGCGCATCGCCATCGTGACGAGCGGCGCCGTCCCGGCCCCGCCGTGCGGCATGTGCCGCCAGGCGCTCGCGGAGTTCGGCCGCGAACTCGAGGTCATGAGCATCGGAACGAACGGGGAGTCCATCGTCTGGCGGTTGCGCGACCTGCTGCCCGCGAACTTCTCGCTCGAGCGGATGGCCGCGTCGGCGGAGACGGGCCCGTGA
- the alr gene encoding alanine racemase, with the protein MTRSREDPPYRAWLEVDLAALSRNARRVAAHAAPARFVPMVKADAYGLGAIEVARALDRLQPYAFGVATPPEGAELRRGGIERRIIVFAPSATAEISQLLEARLESAALSLASFAKLEAGARAASTRIPVHLEIDTGMGRAGLPAAEAAAWTPEVVSILSRGGVTLASVYTHFHSAGTDPAATSLQLTRLRRAASVLEDAGVEIPFLHAANSDAVMTDPQYHLGLVRPGIYLYGGRRGASAAGALADPESVARVRARVLEVRDLAPGSTVSYGATYTTKRAERLATLGIGYADGLPWRLSNRGQAVIAGIRVPIRGGVCMDVTSVDVSGAPGVEAADVATLLGRDGGEEVALADFARTAGTIEYEVLTAIGRRLPRHYVGRPVDAADGSR; encoded by the coding sequence TTGACCCGCAGCCGCGAAGATCCCCCGTACCGAGCGTGGCTCGAGGTCGATCTGGCCGCGCTGTCGCGCAACGCCCGGCGCGTGGCAGCCCATGCCGCCCCGGCCCGCTTCGTCCCCATGGTCAAGGCGGATGCGTACGGCCTCGGCGCGATCGAGGTCGCCCGCGCCCTGGACCGGCTGCAGCCCTACGCCTTCGGGGTCGCGACGCCGCCGGAGGGCGCCGAACTCCGCCGGGGCGGGATCGAGCGCCGCATCATCGTCTTCGCCCCCTCCGCCACCGCCGAGATCTCCCAACTCCTCGAGGCGCGGCTCGAGAGCGCGGCCCTGAGCCTGGCGTCGTTCGCGAAGCTCGAAGCCGGCGCGCGGGCCGCGTCCACCCGGATCCCCGTTCACCTCGAAATCGACACCGGCATGGGGCGCGCGGGCCTCCCGGCGGCCGAAGCCGCCGCGTGGACGCCCGAGGTCGTGTCGATCCTCTCGCGCGGCGGCGTGACGCTGGCGAGCGTCTACACGCACTTCCATTCCGCCGGCACGGATCCGGCCGCGACATCTCTTCAGTTGACCCGCTTGCGGCGAGCCGCATCGGTCCTCGAGGACGCTGGCGTCGAGATCCCCTTCCTGCATGCGGCGAACAGCGATGCGGTGATGACGGATCCGCAGTATCATCTGGGGCTCGTCAGGCCGGGGATCTACCTGTACGGGGGACGGCGGGGGGCGAGCGCCGCCGGCGCGCTGGCGGACCCGGAGAGTGTGGCGCGGGTACGCGCGAGGGTGCTGGAAGTTCGTGACCTGGCACCGGGCTCCACCGTCAGCTACGGGGCCACTTACACGACGAAGCGCGCCGAACGTCTCGCCACCCTGGGCATCGGGTACGCGGACGGGCTGCCGTGGCGTCTGTCGAACCGGGGACAGGCGGTCATCGCCGGAATCCGGGTGCCGATCCGGGGCGGTGTCTGCATGGACGTGACGTCGGTAGACGTTTCCGGCGCGCCGGGTGTCGAAGCTGCGGACGTGGCCACGCTCCTGGGCCGTGACGGAGGAGAGGAGGTCGCGCTGGCGGACTTCGCGAGGACCGCCGGGACGATCGAATACGAAGTGCTGACGGCGATCGGACGCCGTCTGCCCCGACACTACGTGGGCAGGCCGGTCGACGCCGCGGATGGAAGCCGATGA
- the mazG gene encoding nucleoside triphosphate pyrophosphohydrolase, protein MQEPTAAADPGTLHAEEAREGDDALARALALVRFLRVRCPWDAKQTPQTLRPYLLEEAHEVADAIRAGDDADLQGELGDLLLNVAFQIVLAEERGAFAAADVVEALEAKMEARHPHVYGDADAPPDWESLKAAEREASGDPFHGVSGGLDPLSRAARVQERMAGFGFDWPDIAGPVEKVREETAELERAAAEEASGSPPAAAAPRIGEASPEVVEEVGDLLFAVVNASRWAGVHPANALLGAVEKFERRCRRMIELAESRGLEWKKADLATLDAVWEEVKAAE, encoded by the coding sequence ATGCAAGAGCCAACCGCCGCGGCCGACCCCGGGACGCTCCACGCCGAGGAAGCGCGCGAAGGGGATGATGCCCTCGCCCGGGCCCTCGCGCTCGTCCGCTTCCTGCGCGTCCGCTGTCCCTGGGACGCGAAGCAGACGCCGCAGACGCTCCGTCCGTACCTCCTCGAGGAGGCGCACGAGGTCGCGGACGCGATCCGGGCCGGAGATGACGCCGACCTGCAGGGGGAACTCGGCGACCTGCTCCTGAACGTCGCCTTCCAGATCGTGCTCGCCGAAGAGCGCGGTGCCTTCGCGGCCGCCGACGTCGTCGAGGCGCTGGAGGCGAAGATGGAGGCCCGCCACCCCCACGTGTACGGCGACGCGGACGCCCCGCCCGACTGGGAGTCGCTCAAGGCTGCGGAACGCGAGGCGAGCGGCGACCCCTTCCACGGGGTCTCGGGGGGACTCGATCCGCTCAGCCGCGCGGCGCGCGTGCAGGAGCGGATGGCCGGGTTCGGGTTCGACTGGCCCGACATCGCGGGACCTGTGGAAAAGGTGCGCGAAGAGACGGCGGAACTCGAGCGCGCGGCCGCCGAAGAGGCGTCCGGATCCCCGCCAGCGGCCGCGGCGCCCCGGATCGGAGAGGCGAGCCCGGAGGTCGTCGAGGAGGTCGGCGATCTGCTATTCGCGGTGGTGAACGCCTCGCGGTGGGCCGGAGTGCACCCGGCCAACGCGCTCCTCGGCGCGGTCGAGAAATTCGAGCGCCGCTGCCGGCGCATGATCGAGCTTGCCGAGAGTCGCGGCCTCGAGTGGAAGAAGGCGGACCTCGCGACGCTCGACGCCGTGTGGGAGGAAGTGAAAGCCGCCGAATAG
- a CDS encoding gamma-glutamylcyclotransferase family protein, translating into MTADGPAPGPIRDPAPLRGALSRLNDARLAPEHSSARLAALLAGFEELAAVLPGEDRRPGAAGALAELEALLSEPGAETGAAALREYLEPILERLIEALLDHPERRLAVYGSLLPGENNHHHVATLVGRWVEGTVEGTLHDRGWAARQGYPGFVHGGSGDRVAVKVLESPGLTDAWDRLDAFEGEAYRRILAPVEMKRLGTGAEGETGWRVCNIYELTDRARAARAPDRERDPA; encoded by the coding sequence GTGACCGCGGACGGCCCGGCGCCGGGCCCGATCCGCGACCCGGCTCCCCTGCGGGGCGCGCTCTCCCGCCTCAACGACGCGCGGCTCGCGCCCGAGCACAGTTCCGCCCGCCTCGCCGCCCTGCTGGCGGGGTTCGAGGAGCTGGCCGCCGTTCTCCCGGGCGAGGACCGGCGGCCGGGCGCGGCGGGAGCGCTGGCGGAACTCGAAGCGCTGCTGTCCGAACCGGGCGCGGAGACCGGCGCCGCGGCGTTGCGTGAATACCTCGAGCCGATCCTCGAACGGCTGATCGAGGCCCTGCTCGACCATCCCGAGCGGCGGCTGGCCGTGTACGGGTCCCTCCTTCCCGGCGAGAACAACCATCACCACGTGGCGACGCTCGTCGGGCGCTGGGTGGAAGGGACGGTGGAGGGCACGCTTCACGACCGCGGCTGGGCGGCGCGCCAGGGCTATCCCGGGTTCGTCCACGGAGGTTCCGGCGACCGGGTCGCGGTGAAGGTGCTGGAGAGTCCCGGACTCACCGACGCCTGGGACCGGCTCGATGCCTTCGAGGGTGAGGCCTACCGAAGGATCCTTGCCCCCGTCGAAATGAAGCGCCTGGGGACCGGAGCCGAAGGCGAGACTGGGTGGCGAGTCTGCAACATCTACGAACTCACGGACCGCGCCCGCGCGGCCCGCGCGCCGGATCGCGAGCGCGACCCCGCCTGA
- a CDS encoding alpha/beta hydrolase: MAGRRVRDGDRGRPPRPRRCGGLGILTGPRAPAVFGLAVLAALTAGCDAPASETGPPTRAGSLSVFEAELFYQTVGVGEPVVVVHGGPGLDHSYLRPWFDPLAETHRVVFYDQRGLGASRAVVNAASLSMERYLTDIDRIRERVAQREKVTLLAHSWGAIPALLYAIERPERLAALILVAPVEPGSRYRERTDENQLARRDSADLAAIDSIRGTPAFAARETEAISQVFFHVFRGTFADAGVADSLLRLSLHERTASQGQLVASLLMSPLQGLDFWDRLGEIEVPVLIVHGAQDPIPIEMVREMNDALPDSHLIRVDESGHFPFIENPALFWPAVHAFLQQRPRDGP, translated from the coding sequence CTGGCGGGGCGGCGCGTACGGGATGGTGATCGAGGGCGGCCCCCTCGCCCTCGGCGATGCGGTGGCCTGGGAATCCTGACCGGCCCCCGCGCGCCCGCCGTCTTCGGCCTCGCCGTCCTCGCAGCCCTCACGGCGGGGTGCGACGCCCCCGCCTCCGAAACGGGTCCGCCGACCCGAGCGGGCTCGCTCTCCGTCTTCGAGGCGGAACTCTTCTACCAGACGGTCGGCGTCGGAGAGCCCGTCGTCGTCGTACACGGCGGTCCGGGCCTCGACCACTCCTACCTTCGTCCGTGGTTCGACCCGCTGGCCGAAACGCACCGGGTCGTCTTCTACGATCAGCGGGGCCTCGGGGCGTCGAGGGCCGTGGTGAACGCGGCGAGTCTCTCGATGGAGCGCTACCTGACCGATATCGATCGGATCCGCGAACGCGTGGCGCAACGCGAGAAGGTCACGCTGCTCGCGCACTCGTGGGGAGCGATTCCGGCCCTCCTCTACGCCATCGAGCGGCCCGAGCGGCTCGCGGCGCTCATCCTCGTCGCGCCCGTCGAGCCGGGCAGCCGATACCGGGAACGGACCGACGAGAACCAGTTGGCGAGGCGGGACTCGGCCGACCTCGCGGCCATCGACTCGATCCGGGGGACGCCGGCGTTCGCGGCGCGCGAGACGGAGGCCATCAGCCAGGTCTTCTTCCACGTCTTCCGCGGGACGTTCGCGGACGCCGGCGTGGCCGACAGCCTCCTTCGTCTCTCCCTGCACGAGAGAACGGCGAGCCAGGGTCAGCTCGTCGCGAGCCTGCTCATGTCGCCGCTCCAGGGGCTCGACTTCTGGGACCGACTCGGCGAGATCGAGGTGCCGGTGCTCATCGTGCACGGGGCACAGGACCCGATCCCGATCGAAATGGTGCGGGAGATGAACGACGCGCTTCCGGACAGTCATCTGATTCGGGTCGACGAGTCGGGACATTTCCCATTCATCGAGAATCCGGCGCTGTTCTGGCCCGCCGTGCACGCGTTCCTTCAGCAGCGGCCTCGGGACGGGCCGTGA
- a CDS encoding MOSC domain-containing protein, translating into MAESTPGSAGSGSAGSGPARLEAIWLKSARKGPMEPVPEATLVAGKGLEGNVDRGGYRQVTLLDADAWETATREVGVDLAPDARRANLLVRGVDFSETANRVLRIAGCRIRIRGETLPCARMEDAAPGLKAALAPDWRGGAYGMVIEGGPLALGDAVAWES; encoded by the coding sequence ATGGCTGAGTCCACCCCGGGGTCGGCGGGCTCCGGGTCCGCGGGCTCCGGCCCGGCGCGGCTCGAGGCGATCTGGCTCAAGTCGGCGCGGAAGGGCCCCATGGAGCCGGTGCCGGAAGCCACCCTCGTCGCGGGGAAGGGGCTGGAAGGGAACGTCGACCGCGGCGGCTACCGGCAGGTGACGCTCCTCGACGCGGACGCCTGGGAGACGGCGACGCGGGAGGTCGGCGTCGATCTGGCCCCCGATGCCCGCCGGGCCAACCTGCTCGTGCGGGGCGTCGACTTCTCGGAGACGGCGAACCGGGTGCTGCGGATCGCGGGCTGCCGCATCCGCATTCGGGGCGAGACGCTGCCCTGCGCGCGCATGGAGGACGCGGCGCCCGGCCTGAAGGCGGCGCTGGCGCCCGACTGGCGGGGCGGCGCGTACGGGATGGTGATCGAGGGCGGCCCCCTCGCCCTCGGCGATGCGGTGGCCTGGGAATCCTGA
- a CDS encoding metallophosphoesterase — protein sequence MLLILLAIAVLLAAWAFWWEPGRLVVNRTDLEVPGWPEGEETRIALIADLHVGSPRNGRDNLRRVVRRVNETLPDLVLIAGDLTIDNVVGGRFVPPEEIAEDLAALDARYGVFAVLGNHDRWLSAERAEKALSGAGITVLDNEGRRARVRGHDVWIAGVADFWTGHPSIEDALDGARPGEPVLVVTHNPDIFPEVPARASLTLAGHTHGGQVVIPFVGPRITPSRFGDRYAAGHVVEDGRHLFVTSGVGTSRLGVRFLVPPEVVTLRLTRCESCESPPE from the coding sequence ATGCTCCTGATCCTCCTCGCGATCGCGGTCCTGCTCGCCGCGTGGGCGTTCTGGTGGGAGCCCGGCCGGCTCGTCGTCAACCGGACCGACCTCGAGGTGCCGGGATGGCCCGAGGGGGAGGAGACCCGCATCGCCCTGATCGCCGACCTGCACGTGGGCTCGCCGCGGAACGGCCGGGACAACTTGCGTCGCGTCGTGCGACGGGTGAACGAGACGCTCCCGGATCTCGTTCTCATCGCCGGCGACCTGACGATCGACAACGTCGTGGGCGGCCGGTTCGTGCCGCCGGAGGAGATCGCCGAGGACCTCGCCGCGCTGGACGCCCGCTACGGCGTGTTCGCGGTGCTCGGCAACCACGACCGCTGGCTGTCCGCCGAGCGCGCGGAAAAGGCGCTCTCCGGCGCGGGCATCACGGTGCTCGACAACGAGGGTCGGCGGGCGCGCGTGCGAGGCCACGACGTCTGGATCGCGGGCGTGGCGGACTTCTGGACGGGCCACCCGTCGATCGAGGATGCCCTCGACGGGGCCCGCCCCGGGGAGCCCGTACTCGTCGTCACGCACAACCCGGACATCTTTCCCGAGGTGCCGGCGCGGGCCTCCCTGACGCTGGCGGGGCACACGCACGGGGGGCAGGTGGTCATCCCGTTCGTGGGTCCCCGGATCACCCCCTCCCGCTTCGGGGACCGGTACGCGGCGGGTCATGTGGTCGAGGACGGACGACACCTCTTCGTGACGAGCGGCGTGGGGACGAGCCGGCTCGGCGTGCGCTTCCTCGTGCCGCCCGAAGTCGTCACGCTCCGGCTCACGCGCTGCGAGTCCTGCGAGTCGCCGCCGGAGTGA